In a single window of the Ciconia boyciana chromosome 7, ASM3463844v1, whole genome shotgun sequence genome:
- the IRS1 gene encoding insulin receptor substrate 1 has translation MASPTDNNEGFFSDVRKVGYLRKPKSMHKRFFVLRAASESGPARLEYYENEKKWRHKSGAPKRSIPLESCFNINKRADSKNKHLVALYTKDEHFAIAADSEPEQESWYQALLQLHNRAKGHHHLHHHHHHHHSDVTFGGSNAGLGEAGEDSYGEVAPGPAFKEVWQVILKPKGLGQTKNLIGIYRLCLTNKTISFVKLNSDAAAVVLQLLNIRRCGHSENFFFIEVGRSAVTGPGEFWMQVDDSVVAQNMHETILEAMRAMSEEFRPRSKSQSSSNCSNPISVPLRSRHHVNNPPPSQVGLSRRSRTESVTATSPAGGGGGGTGGKPSSFRVRASSDGEGTMSRPASVDGSPVSPSANRTHSHRHRGSSRLHPPLNHSRSIPMPSSRCSPSATSPVSLSSSSTSGHGSTSDCLFPRRSSASVSGSPSDGGFISSDEYGSSPCDFRSSFRSVTPDSLGHTPPARGDEELNYICMGGKATSSCCSLAAPNGHFIPRTCHPQQQPRYPTTPCCPRGGSEEVADLEKSFRKRTHSAGTSPTISHQKTPSQSSVASIEEYTEMLPSYPCGGSRLPSYRHSAFVPTHSYPEECLEMHHLDSGHHRTNSAPHTDDGYMPMSPGVAPVPSGGGPPKGGDYMPMSPKSVSAPQQIINPGRGGRHPPATVDSNGYMMMSPSGSYSPDSGSAGYGKIWTNGAGHHPKLSVESNEGKLPCGGSDYINMSPASGSTTSTPPDCYFGGVGQPGVEEAATAAHHKPIYSYFSLPRSFKHVHRRGGSGPAMAGEEGSPQPRIALGSGRLLYTAEDSSSSTSSDSLGGGGGGGTEGGPLPQARPPRKVDTAVQTKGRLARPTRLSLGGPKASTLPRAREQAPLLLPPEPKSPGEYVNIEFIAGEKPAFPSAAVGLGLPPPPGNAGAEEYMNMELGPPRAPCPAGFAAARAAPAARPGRGAAPGGRDYVTMQLGGAAAAGGSCSDCADSPSPCSPALLLSYADVRAGRSAAEKPPPAATTTASPELPRPPAELSAAPPRSSSLLGGPGAGSAFTRVSLSPGRNQSAKVIRADPQGGRRRHSSETFSSTPSAARGAAGGGGLGAPFPCGGAGGAEEVKRHSSASFENVWLRPAAGEAAGAPAARREPGAAPALENGLNYIDLDLVKDFSHRRHHHLHPPAEGAALPGGKQPPPPKPPGQPRGSGHCSDDLSAYASISFQKREEM, from the coding sequence ATGGCTAGCCCCACAGATAATAACGAGGGCTTCTTCTCAGATGTCAGAAAGGTGGGTTACTTGCGCAAACCCAAGAGCATGCATAAACGCTTTTTCGTGCTGAGGGCAGCCAGCGAGTCTGGACCCGCCCGGCTGGAGTATTACgagaatgagaagaaatggagaCACAAGTCAGGGGCCCCCAAGCGCTCCATCCCACTGGAAAGCTGCTTCAACATCAACAAACGGGCTGACTCCAAGAACAAGCACCTGGTGGCCCTCTACACCAAGGACGAGCACTTTGCCATTGCAGCTGACAGCGAGCCTGAACAGGAGAGCTGGTACCAAGCGCTGCTGCAGTTGCACAACAGGGCCAagggccaccaccacctccatcaccatcatcaccaccaccacagcGATGTCACCTTTGGAGGCAGCAACGCGGGACTGGGGGAAGCAGGTGAGGACAGCTATGGTGAGGTAGCCCCTGGCCCAGCTTTTAAGGAAGTTTGGCAAGTAATTCTGAAGCCTAAGGGCCTAGGCCAGACAAAGAACCTGATTGGCATCTACCGCCTGTGCCTGACTAACAAGACCATCAGCTTTGTGAAGCTGAATTCAGATGCGGCTGCTgtggtgctgcagctgctcaatATCCGCCGCTGTGGTCACTCCGAGAACTTCTTCTTCATTGAGGTGGGGCGCTCGGCTGTCACTGGGCCCGGTGAGTTCTGGATGCAAGTGGATGACTCCGTGGTGGCACAGAACATGCATGAAACCATCCTGGAGGCCATGCGAGCCATGAGCGAGGAATTCCGGCCCCGCAGCAAGAGCCAGTCCTCCTCAAACTGTTCCAACCCCATCTCTGTGCCCCTTCGCAGCAGGCACCATGTCAACAACCCTCCACCCAGCCAAGTGGGGCTCAGTCGCCGGTCCAGAACTGAGAGCGTCACGGCCACCTCTCCTGCCGGTGGTGGGGGTGGAGGTACGGGTGGCAAACCCAGCTCTTTCCGGGTTCGAGCGTCGAGTGATGGGGAAGGCACGATGTCGAGGCCTGCCTCCGTGGATGGTAGCCCAGTTAGTCCCAGTGCCAACCGGACCCATTCACATAGACACCGTGGCAGCTCCAGGCTCCATCCTCCACTCAACCATAGCCGCTCCATCCCAATGCCTTCCTCGCGCTGCTCTCCTTCAGCCACCAGTCCAGTCAGCCTGTCATCCAGCAGCACTAGTGGCCACGGCTCCACCTCGGACTGCCTGTTCCCACGAAGGTCTAGCGCTTCGGTTTCCGGCTCCCCTAGCGATGGCggatttatttcttctgatgaGTATGGTTCCAGCCCATGTGACTTTCGCAGCTCTTTTCGCAGTGTGACTCCAGATTCATTGGGACACACCCCACCGGCTCGGGGTGATGAAGAGCTCAACTACATCTGCATGGGGGGGAAGGCCACTTCCtcttgctgcagcctggcagcccccaATGGCCACTTCATCCCACGCACCTGCCacccgcagcagcagccccgcTACCCTACTACGCCGTGCTGTCCTCGAGGTGGTAGTGAGGAGGTTGCCGACTTGGAGAAGTCATTCAGGAAGCGGACTCACTCTGCAGGCACTTCACCAACCATCTCCCACCAGAAGACACCCTCACAGTCTTCGGTGGCCTCCATTGAGGAGTACACAGAGATGCTGCCTTCTTACCCCTGTGGCGGCAGCCGGCTGCCCTCCTACCGGCACTCAGCCTTTGTGCCCACTCACTCCTACCCAGAGGAGTGTCTGGAGATGCACCACCTGGACAGCGGCCATCATCGGACCAACTCCGCCCCGCACACAGACGATGGCTACATGCCTATGTCACCTGGTGTAGCCCCTGTGCCCAGCGGCGGGGGGCCCCCCAAGGGTGGTGACTACATGCCCATGAGTCCTAAGAGTGTGTCGGCCCCACAGCAGATCATCAACCCTGGCAGGGGGGGCCGCCACCCTCCAGCCACAGTGGACTCCAATGGCTACATGATGATGTCCCCCAGCGGCAGCTACTCCCCCGACAGCGGCTCTGCGGGCTACGGCAAGATCTGGACAAATGGCGCTGGCCACCACCCGAAACTCTCAGTGGAGAGCAATGAAGGGAAGCTCCCCTGCGGTGGCAGCGACTACATCAACATGTCCCCAGCCAGTGGctccaccaccagcaccccgcCTGACTGCTACTTTGGGGGCGTGGGGCAGCCGGGCGTTGAGGAGGCCGCCACCGCAGCCCACCACAAACCCATCTACTCCTACTTCTCGCTGCCACGCTCCTTCAAGCACGTGCACcgccggggcggcagcgggccGGCAATGGCAGGCGAGgagggcagcccccagccccgcatcGCTCTCGGCTCCGGCCGCCTCCTCTACACCGCCGAggactcctcctcctccaccagcaGCGACAGCCTGGGcggtggtggtggcggtggcACCGAGGGCGGCCCCCTGCCACAAGCGCGGCCTCCACGCAAGGTAGACACGGCCGTGCAGACCAAGGGCCGCCTGGCACGACCCACGCGCCTGTCGCTGGGCGGCCCCAAGGCCAGCACCCTGCCGCGGGCCCGGGAGCAGGCGCCGCTCCTCCTGCCCCCGGAGCCCAAGAGCCCCGGCGAGTACGTCAACATAGAGTTCATCGCCGGCGAGAAGCCGGCCTTCCCCTcggcagccgtggggctgggcttgccgccgccgccgggcaaCGCGGGCGCCGAGGAGTACATGAACATGGAGCTGGGACCGCCGCgggccccctgccccgccggctTCGCCGCCGCGCGGGcggcccccgcggcccggcccggccgagGCGCGGCCCCCGGCGGCCGGGACTACGTGACGATGCAGCTggggggcgccgccgccgccgggggctCCTGCTCGGACTGCGCCGACAGCCCTTCCCCCTGCTCGCCCGCCCTCCTGCTCAGCTACGCCGACGTGCGGGCGGGCCGCTCCGCCGCCGAGAAGCCCCCGCCGGCAGCGACGACGACGGCTTCCCCGGAGctgccgcggccgccggccgAGCTGTCGGCGGCGCCGCCGcgctcctcctccctgctcgGGGGCCCCGGCGCGGGCAGCGCCTTCACCCGCGTCAGCCTTAGCCCCGGCCGCAACCAGAGCGCCAAGGTGATCCGCGCCGACCCGcagggcggccggcggcggcacAGCTCCGAGACCTTCTCCTCCACGCCGAGTGCCGCCCGCGGAGCGGCGGGTGGCGGCGGGCTCGGGGCGCCTTTCCCctgcggcggcgcggggggcgccGAGGAGGTCAAGCGCCACAGCTCGGCCTCCTTCGAGAACGTCTGGCTGCGGCCCGCCGCGGGGGAGGCGGCcggcgcccccgccgcccgccgggagCCGGGGGCCGCGCCCGCCCTGGAGAACGGGCTCAACTACATCGACCTGGACTTGGTGAAGGACTTCAGTCaccgccgccaccaccacctccacccccCCGCCGAGGGCGCCGCTCTGCCCGGGGGGaagcagccgccgccgccgaagCCCCCGGGCCAGCCTCGCGGGAGCGGCCACTGCAGCGACGACTTGAGCGCGTACGCCAGCATCAGCTTCCAGAAGCGGGAGGAGATGTAG